Genomic window (Syngnathus scovelli strain Florida chromosome 14, RoL_Ssco_1.2, whole genome shotgun sequence):
ATCGTTAGCTGAGGAGACAACAATAGTAGATatagatgatgatgaagaggaggaagatgaagacgttgAGAAAACAACCTTTGCTGACGAagaggacacaacagtagatgaTCATGACGAGGAGATGGAAATAACAgtagatgaggaggaggaggaagaagctgTTGCTGGCGAGGAAGACGTGACTAAAGAGAAGACAACGccagaagatgaggaggaggaagaaaccGCATTAGATGAGGATGAGGGTGAGAAGACAGCAATTCTGGATAAGGAGGAGACAACCATCACAgatgaggacgaggaggagacaGCAACTTTGGAGGAGGACAAACCTTTTGCGCATGAGGATGACGAAGAGCAAGACCTTCATCATGGCGAGGACGCGGAAgttcctgttcctgttcctGCACACATGAAATATTCCATCAAGCTCCGCCCAGGTacccaatcaaaaaaaaaagtcatttttcattccatcttgcactttttttttcatgttcaaTCATGAAAATGTTCCTGTGTGGTCAAAAAAAGTGACTGTCCATCACATATTTTGCCGTTATTGTGACTTTTGGTTTCTCCCGTTAGCGAACTATTGCATGACTGCTTTGGCACACTTTTACGCTGGATGCAACCGacccaatttattttttattttttttttaaatccaggtTATGGGACTGGCAGCGACCATTTATAGTGTTATTTACAATATTTGGTATTATTTGTATATGGTCGCGCaaacagaaataaataaataaataaataaataaataaataaataaataaatgtgattaTTTTCTATGTTTCAGTTGTCAAACATAAAACCAAAAAACAGCAGACCCCAGCAGTTAAAGTTAAAGGTAATATTGTGACGGCCTTTGTCGATCTCCTGGTTTTCCATCCCAtcacaaatgttctttttattttgaatcggGATTCATATTCCAATATTTATTACTATATGCAGATCttttgaaagaaaagaaagagaagaagATAGATGTCAAGCATGAGCCATCGCTCACCAACAAAACCAGCGAGGAAAAACCAGCAGAGAAGCTCAAAGCCATCACAAAACttcttaagaaaaaaacacaaaaatcaaaAGGTAAGTTAAATTTCATCACCCCATATTCACAGTATTGTAcaatattttataatatttttcAATTCCCCATGCTTAATAATTTGTTTCCCTCACCTTTAGAAGAACCACTGAAGGAGCTGCGAGTAGAAGCAAAGACTCCGGCTAACACAACGGATGCAAAGAAGCCCTTCATAGTCAGGTTCTCCAAAATCAAAGTGCCAAAAAGGGCCGTGAAAGAGAAAGAAGATGTGAGGAAGCCTGCTAAAGAGGAGAAAAAAGAGGAGGAGACCCTTACTgagaaaataaaagaagaaataaaagaGGAGGCGTTACACAAGAAGGTGATGCCCAAAACTCTCAAAGAAGTCAAAAGACCTTCTAGAAAAGAGAAGGAAGTCAAAAAACCTCCAAAAGAAGTCAAAGAGGTCAAAGATCCTTCTAAGAAAGCCACAAAACCTCCAAAAGAAGTTAAAGCACCTTTAGGAAAAGAAAAGGAAGTGAAAAAACCTCAGAAAGAAGTAAAGAAACCATCTGAAGAAGTCAAGGAACCTCTCAAAGAAGTCAAAGAGGAGGTAAAGAAACCTCACAAAGCCGAGAAGGTCGAGGAAATTCCGAAGGAAGACGAAAAACCTCAAAAAGAAGAGGTCAAAGAAACTATGGAGGTAGTCAAGAAACCACCGAAAAAAGAGAAAGACATCAAAGAACCATTGAAGGAAGTCAAGAAAGCTCCAAAGGAGGAGGTGGGAGCCAAAACACTCTCTAGAAAAGTAAAAGAAGTCAAGAAACCTCAGAAAGAAGAGAAGCATGGCAAAGAAACTTTGAAGGAACTCATGATACCTCCAAAAGAAGTTGAGGAACCTTCCAAAGAAGCCAAGAAACCTCCAAAGGATGTCAAAGAACCTTCAAGAAAGGAGAAGGCAGTCAAGAAGCCTCTCAAAGAGGAGAAAGAGGTCAAAGAAAAAGCTGAAAAAGACAAGAAACATCTTAAAAAAGAGAAGCATGGCAAAGAAACTTTGAAGGAACTCATGATGCCTCCAAAAGAAGTTGAGGAACCTTCCAAAGAAGCCAAGAAACCTCCAAAGGATGTTAAAGAACCATCTAGAAAAAAGAAGGGAGTCAAGAAGCCTCTCAAAGAGGAGAAACAGGTCAAAGAAAAAGCTGAAGAAGACAAGaaacatctcaaagaagagaaagaagGCAAAGAAACTTTGAAGGAACTCAAGAAATCTCCAAAAGAAGTTGAGAGACCATCCAAAGAAGTCAAGAAACCTCTAAAGGAAGCCAAAGAACCTTCAAGAAAGGAGAAGGCAGTCAAgaagcctctcaaagaagagaaggAGGCAAAAgaaccttctgaagaaatcaagacACCTCTTAAAGATGAAAAAGACGGCAAAGAACCTTCTAGAAAAGAGAAAGAAGTCAAGAAAGAAGACACAGAGGTCAAAGTAACTACAAAGGAAGTCACAAAGCCGCAGAAACAAGACAAGAAGGTCAAAGAAACTTCCAAGGAAGCCAAGAAACCTCAGAAAGAAGTCAAAGAACCTTCCAAGGAAGCCAAGAAACCTCCAAAGGAACTCAAAGAACTTCCAAGCCATGAGAAGGAAGTCAGGAaaccaaagaaagaaaagaagtcaGTCAAAGAAGTGACTAAGGATGAGTTGAAAGTAAAAGAGGACAAGGGTGTCGTTAGCAAACCTCCCAAAGAACAAAAGCTTGTAGAACCTGAAAAAACAACCAGCAAGAAGCTTCCTAGAAAACTAAGAAGCATCAAAGAAGCGCAAGAGAAACCACCAAAGGAAGGCAAAGAAGACAAGAGGCGTCCTCGGGAAGATGTCGACAAAGCTCTCAAAAAGGAACTTCCCAAAGATGTTGAGAAACCCATCAAAGAAGCAAACGTGTCTTCAGTGGTCCTTCAAGACACTAAGAAACCTCTTGAAGGTGGTTCCGAAGTCAAAGACAAGAGGACGTCTTTAAAAAGATTTTTCAAAATCCACAAAGAAGTCACAGAAGTAAAGAAAGTTACCAAAGATGAGAAAGAAGGCAAAACACCTCCTGAAAAAGTGCTGTTCTTCAGAAGAACGTCCAAAGAAGTTCtcaaaaagacacacaaagaacttAGCAATGAAACTGAAGTCAAAAAGCCGCCTGAAGAGGAAAAGGAAGCCAGGAAACATCTTAAAGAGGATCTCCAGAAACAAGAAGGACGAGATTCCAAGACAACCACGACAAAGACAGAGGAGAAGAAACTACATGAAGAACTTGAAGAGGAGAAAGACGTCAAAAGATCTCTCAGGAAAAAGACAGCGCACCTGAAACCAACCAGACTCCAAAAAGACCTCATGAAACCATCCCAGAAGGTCCATGAGGAGGCTAAACCCTCTGAggacaaggaaaaaaagaaacctcCCAAGGAAGTGTTGGAGGTCCCTCAGAAAAAACAAGTTGACGAATCTTTGGGAGAACACAAACTCATCACGACACCGCTCAGAAAGGAGAGAAAGATTCTGAAACCAAGAGAAGACAAAGACATCCAGAAACCTTCTCAACAAGAAGAAAGTAAACCTTCCGAGATGAAAGAGGAGAAGAAACTTCCCAAAGAAGAGGACAAAGTAGAGACCGGGAGATCTTCAGGAGAGCAGATGGAAGTCCAAACAGTGATCAGAAGACAGACCAGGCCTCCAAAACCTTCTCAAGAAGAAGAAAGTAAACCTTCTGAGATGAAAGAGGAGAAGAAACTTCCCAAAGAAGAGGTCACAGTAGAGACCGGGAAATCTTTAGGAGAGCAGATGGAAGTCCAAAAAGTGATCAGAAGACAGACCAGGCCTCATAAACCTTCTCAAGAAGATGAAAGTAAACCTTCTGAGATGAAAGAGGAGAAGAAACTTCCCAAAGAAGAGGACACAGTAGAGACCGGGAAATCTTTAGGAGAGCAGATGGAAGTCAAAAAAGTGATCAGAAGAGAGACCAGGCCTCAGAAACCGACCCCAATGGAGAAGGAACCCAAATCAACACCTCAAGAAGCCCCAGAGGAGCCTAAACCATCTGAGGAGATTCCACCCAAAGAACCCCTCAAAGAAGCAAAGATACACACCAAAGTAGACGTTGAAGAGAAGAAACCTgccaagaaagaaaaacaaatcaagatgGCCGATGAAGCAGAAGGAAGGAAGTCATTGAAGGAAAAGAAACCTCCCAAGGAGGAAAAACCTGAAGATGTCATTTCCAGGGAACCTGAGAAGCCCTCCAAGCAAAAAACAAAGGAACCCTCCAAAGAAGTTTTGAAACCGTCTAAAAAAGAACCGGAGAAGCTCTCAAAAGTTGTCAAGGTGACCACCAAAGAAGATACAATCGACACTTCCAAAGTGGACAAAGAAGTCAAGAAGACTCCAAAAGAAAAACCTGCACCGAAAGGTAAATTTGGTCAATCGCCAACATAATTTCGACTTTTTGTGGCATCTGTCTGGTTCTTCGTTTTTTTCAGCGGATGTTTCCAAGAAACCTTTCAGGTTCCTCAGAGTCACCAAAAAGCAAATCGCACCTGTCCTCAAAAAAGAACACGTCAACGtgacaaaagaaaaaggtaTGTCAAAACTCTCGAcgcaaaattttcaaataattcctgattttttttttaaattctagaACTTCCCACGGTGAAAGCCAAACCAGAACCCACAAAAAAAGGTAGCAAGTGTTTTCCATTTTATTATCATGTTAGCGGCAGCTAACCACATTAGCATCTACactcatatttttttaatgtgttgccAGAAAAAGAAGTTCCTGCAAAAAACATCACATCGGTGCTGAAGGAGAGAGTTAAAATTGTGCCAATGAAGAAAagtaatttctttctttttatacttttaaaatcatctgaatttatattcatttttaatttctttcaGTTATCACAAGACCGGTAAAGAAAATCCAGGAGACACCCGCAAAAACACGTATGCATATCCAAAGCGGTGACTTACAAAACCttcttagcttaatgctaacgtgCAATGCAAAACACCTAAGACAGGCTAACAAAATTAGCACTGACAGACTAATATCATTGAAGAATattcatgtttttttctgtttttatttaaagCTATTCGAATTCAGACGAAACCCAGCGTGGGCGTCAAAGGTAAGTGTTTCACTAATTCAtaatctaaaaaataaaaattgtccaattttatttttgctgtttgtAGAAGCGGGGATTGCTCCTAAAAATGCAACTCTAGCCAGAGAAAAAGTGAAAGCGGCTCCGCTAAAAAAAGGTGGATGTACAGGCTACTTTTCTGATGCTACGCTAACTCACGCAATAGCATTCCAACGTTGTATTTTTCATAAAcaactaataataatttatctatttatttttaagtgTCTACCTCGGTCGAGAAGACTGactcaaagaagagaaaggcCACATCACTCCTAAAGACAAAAGGTAAATTTTTATTAGACCTCTCTGACAGTGTTTTTGTAGTTTtaattacttttttattttattttattttaacagcAGAGCACAAGACTGCCAAAGAAAACCAAAAGCCCACAACAGTGACAAAAGGTGCTGCGTTTAGGGGCGGTTGTTATTTTCAGTGCCAAACTTGCTATTGATGAATAACATCTCGAGTGTGCTTAATTTCTCTGTTGTGTTTAGAAAAAGTCGTGGAGAAAAAGGCAGCTAAAGACGACCTGCCGAAAGGTACCAAGCGGTTAAATGtatgatttttaattttgattttattaatattaattttCTACTCGTATTCACAGAAGACAGAGTCCTTAAAGAGATACAAGAGAAAAGTAGGTTGAGTCCTTTTAGGGTAcgtcattatttattattatttattaacttGTTGATTTTGTTGCAGATAAATCCTCAAAGGAGGAGGAAccgaaaggtaaaaaaaaataatgcttgaCATAAATTAAGTTGAATGGAGTCAttaaaagtgtttttattttctcagcAGATTCTGATGACTTTATCCCGGAAGGTGAGTATAACTTGCAATAGGTGACAGGATGTGACATCATAAGGTGACATCACCTGACTCCGCCCACAGACGACCTGCCCTACTTCCAGTGTTTCTTCGTGGACGAGGACGAAGCCCAGTTTCCCTTCTACGCGTTCTCGCCGCTGCAGGTTTGAGGCGGAGCAGCTGACGGCCGGCCGCCATTTTAGAGCCCGACTCGACTGATTGGAGCGGGGGATTGTGGGTAATTCTTGCCACAtggaagcagccattttggtcACATTTGGTTGAGCTCTCTTACCAAATATGTGCAGCCAATGTCATtcctttacttttattttttttcttttttttttttattgttaatttattatgaagttatttttttctttctttcttttatattattttatttttcagtaatttttgtagttattttatattctttttattattctctttcattttaatttacttttttttttgacaattggTTGAGGGAGGTTACCGCCCTGTCGGTCCCCCCCTATGCACGCCCCTTATGAGCATGCCACATATATGAGAGCTCCCAAAACATCCGGATGGAAAAAGACTCCCTAAAAAGTCTGATTATTTAATCAGCACGCACGTCTGCGCCAATGTTAACGTTGGCTCGCAGTGCGCCATTTTGTGCTCGTTTATGGTTGACAGAACAAAAACAACTGACTGTACATTACGATGAAGACAATTAAACAGATGAAAAGCACAAAATGGGGATTGGGAGATTTACATATTTctgaagaaaatgaaaatgctGTTTTGACGGAGGCTCGCCTCATTTGTCAGCAGCTAGACGCTAACAGATGTTGTTTGTCACGCTTTGTGACAATTGACGAAGCCTGAGAGGATCATCCTAAATGTaaatcccatttttttttgtaatcataATAAGTGGGACACGTCTTGTGTGAGTTGTATTGTTTTGTTACAAACAAACACTACCGCCAATGCTTTGCAATATTTTTACCGAGATAAATATATTTAGAATGTAATGAAAATTTATTTGTTAGGTTCAAAGCTACCTGAAATCTGCATGTGCGTGTCAGagatttaaaatagaaaaaagggagaaagaatgtgaatataaaaagtctacacacccctcttcAAATGCTACgttcaaaaaaattgtaaaacaaaaatccaCTATTAGTGTgaccaaaaacattttacaacttaattaaaaatgaatggataGAGACCTGGTATTTgaagaggggtgtgtagactttttgtaAATACAATTTTGATCCCCATTGAGGAGGATAATAATAGAACAACAGCACCATTGTGTCTGCTCATTGCGCTTAGATTTGACATTCAATAAAAGAGTCACGCAAGTGTGTCGTCATGTGGAAAGTCTtgattgaacatattcaaagctTTCTGTCTGCTTCGTGGGATTGAGGACCCAAGCGCAAGGAAGCAAGGATACAAGTGGTCGAAGGAGCTGATTGGACGACGCTAACAAGAACAGGGGAGGGAACGCTTAACTAACAAGACATGTAGAAATACCAGGGAAACAAATCAAAGTCCAAATCAAAACCAAACATGACACTATTTTAATCACTTCATACTGAATACAAAAATTGatgtaaaaatatttgattgaaTTAAATTTAGTTTTGATCATTTTTAGGTGATCATTTTAATCATTGTTATGTCAGAGCCAAATATAGAGAAAAAATGATATATTTTGTATCGTGTATTCagccaatcaaaaacaagcgtcTATTTTATGTGGGCCCAAAACTCTGGACCGAGGTCCATGGGTTCACTTCACTCCAAACAAAAAGGGAACTTCTCGCCTGCTAGCAGACACAAacgattttttttgtctattatGGGAACGACTGACTGTTTCTTTCTTAGCTCTCTTGGCTCGTTTTGTGACAACCTTTTGGCAGACTCCATTTTCAATTGAAATCGGAGTTCCACTCCAGTTAGCACACAACCTTTGTTTGTGCATTTAGAGCAAAGTTGGCAGCTAGAAGAACGCAGCTCCTTGTGCGCCGATTCACAATGCTGAGAATGATTGATTGTATTATTGAATTCATCTTAAGCTTGTCTATCAATctattttcttcttttgtgtgtgtgtgtgtcacgcgATTTACCTATGGTTGGTCCACGCCATCGCATGTTGCCTCCACGTCATGACACCATGGCCTAAATCAGATTAGTGACGTCACCGCCTCTATCCTCGTTCCAgcttctgtctgtgtgtgtgtgtgtgtgtgtgtggcaattCTCCAGGGTTCATTCCAGGTCGTTCACGCTGCCCGGTCGCGTTGGACCCTGCAGCTGTCACTTGGCAAAAAGCACAGGCGACACCCTGTGCAGTGATTTTCAAtcagctacacacacacacacaaattgatgtttatctcacctttttttttttttttatgacacacACAAGTGAGGCTTTTATTGTGAATGAAATGACCCCAAATTATTCaacaattattttattaaatgttTGCATGTTAAACATTTTCTTCAACGTAAAAACAGAAGTGCAAATATTTCACGCTCCTGTTTAATAGGTTAAAAAGATCAGTAGGACAGACAATAAAAATAGCAAAGTATTCCTTGCGAATAAAATATTAGAAAATTAGGCTTTCTCATACGTTCGCACAGCCTGGACGCCGTCAAACGTCAAAGTctggaaaaaagaaatacaaatgaagcaaaaaaaaattaagttgcaAGTGAAGAACTAATGACGTCATCTCACCATCACCAGCTTCCCATCCTTGAGCTCTCGGACAAATTTGGTTTCTTTGCCGTCCCACTTTTGCACTTGCACAAATTTGTCCCCTTCCATGGTGAATGTGGACtgtcaaataaaatgtaaagtaTTGTTAATCAAAAAGATCGATTTCTAATTGCATTTTTGTAATGATATTACTTTGACTTTTCGGTCATCAGGCGTGATCTCGTCAAACTCCTCCCCCAGTTTGGCGCTGAGCTCGGTGTTGCGGAAGGTGCTCGTGGTCTTCACGACCACTTTATCTCCATCCTGGCTGATGATCACTGTAGGTTTGGTCACGTTGCCCACTTGTCTTGTGGCAAAGCCCACACCTAGTGGGGATAGATTTTGGAGATGCAAAAAAATTCACCAGAGAAGATGCAGCAACTTGAAATAAATGACTCACCGAGCGCTTTCATATACTCATCAAAATTCTGACTGTCCAGCAGTTTCCATGTAGCGCAGAAAGCATCCACCATTTTTGCAGGTTTTTAGTCAAAATGGATTAACAACATAAACTGACCACGCCACACGAATCAATGGGGTCAGCGTCATTCAGTGAAGTCCGTTTTATATCGACTTGGGCTGGGAGGCGGGCGCATGCGCTGAAGCGAGAAAGCCGATTTGACAGCCCGCTCGTAAGCTCCAAAGgggcattaaataaataaataaaattaacgaGCGCAAACCAAAAGTTTATTCTGGATACTTTTATTTGGATAATACATTTTACAGTAAAACCTATTGAGGAAAATACTCTAAAATATGTACTGATCATTTATCATCAGCCATAATTGTTGGCACTGCTTACAGTGAGATTATTacagcaacaaaacaaaaagatattTTTTCTCCTTCAAAAATGTCAATTACAAATTCACACAGCCCATGCAAGAACATTTAATTTTCCAagataaatatacatatatttacttTTGCAGACCATCacaagttattaaaaaaaacattggttcCCCTGCAAAATACTTTTAAAAGTTTCTTTAAACTGTTTAGccaatgaagatttttttttttcaatacttGAAACCCCCAAAATAATGAAAGGTCAAATCTTATCACAATCAATTTTTGCATCATTTCATGTCCAACTTAATCAAGGCAAGTCTGGAACATGACCGAGACTGAGGCCACAAGACGGCCACATATCGGTAACTAACCGACCCAATCAGAGAAAAGCTCATTCACATATTTATAATTATCTTGCAAATCGGAGATAAATGATCTTAAAAGATAtttaaaaatctaaataaaaaatTGTTGCATGGGACTTTTAACATTTCAGGATTGGTTGGCAGTTTGATGCGCTTAAAAAAAACACGGGGGGAGGTCAGCGGAGGTAGACTGCAAGAGTGAGGTAGGGAGGGTCAACGGCACCGATGCTCGTCAATGTACAGTAAAGGCCTCTTCTCCCTCTCGTTCCCTTTTGAAGCGTAACATCATTATCCTGAATTAAACAAAAAAGTTCCAACCGCATTATGTACAATCTACAGTATTGTTGGTACTTGAGTGGCTGGTCAATAAACTTTCAATAAGCTTTCCGGTTCTTCTTCGAGGATTGTCTCTGTTATGCAACAGGGCGCCACGCGTCAACGACATTGGCTGCGCACTAGTGGCAGTTGCTGCTGAAGACGCCGACATTGATGGATAGCGCCACCTCGGGCCTTTTGGGCGTCTTTGTTTGTGATCCAGCGCAGTTTGAGCCTCCAGCCCGATctctaaaaaaaagaagcccGAAATCAGTATTCAATTCAACATGTCTGACTTCACGGGTATTTTGTAATAGAATAttagggggtaaaaaaaaaaagcacttccatgttgcattaaaaaaatctttacCCTTTGTGTTGTTGCTCTGCTTGCTCTTGTTCGTCCTCCCAAATGTCAAAGTccttgctgtcaatcaaaaGGTTCTGTAAACAGGACACAAAAAACattacaattattttattttaaaaagacttccttttcattcattttaaaatgttctctCATTTGAGTTTTGCTTTACCCTGACGCCTATCACATCGCCATCTTTGAGATGAAACGGTGCTCCTAATAGTGAatctgtctttttcttctttttcttcttggaaACTTGGCTACTCTGTAagaaaaaataaagtcaaattaACAGAATCGATGATTACAGGAATAGACTGTGGCCAAACAAAAAAGGCTTTTTCAAAAGTATTtctttggcgccatctagcggacTCATGGTGGTAAGAGCctgtgttgaaatgagttgagctTCATGTTATGCTTTGTCGCCATCTTGTGGAATCTATAGGGAATTACAAATATATGACTCACCCAGCTGCAGATTTCTTCCCAAGTGTGTTTGTGCGGCCGCTGCTTGGCCAACCGAAGAGAGGCAGCGGGCAAGCCGtagctctcagccacgaaggtACGCAAGCTGGCGGGCGATGGGTCCCTCGAAGCGTCCCAGATCAGCTCCTCTGCCGGATGGTAGCAGCTCTTCCCTGGTACTCCCATCTTGACATTCAGCACAATTTCCTTGGGGCTTCGTCAAAGCAGGAAAAATCTATATTAATTCAATGATGCAATCACACACTAAAATGTAAAGTAAAAGGGAAATTTCTCTCACCTGAGATCTTCCGCTTTTAACAACTGTTGCACACAAATATTTGAACCGCTGGTTATCTTGAGCTTCCTGAGAAGATAGGAGACAAAGCATCAAGTGACAATACCACATTCTAGATCTTCTTTTATTCTTTTAAATTCTATTTGAAAAATTTGCCTGAGTGTGATTTGGTTTCCTCTGAGGATGCGAGCCAGGCTGCGTCCCTCCATCTCCCACGCCCGCAAAAAGTTTGCGGGCGCACACACGTTCTGTAAAGCTGGAAGCGTCAACACCTGATAAACAAATAAGAGACATATTGTTTCCAAATCATGTTTCGGACAAGGCCACTTCATCCAGGACTTTCAGAGCAACCTGAGTCTTGAGGTCCTCCAGACTGCCTTCGACTGATATCTCCACCTGGCCGACACTCGCAAGATCGGATGGGTGAGAATCAGTTTGATCTGCGGCGTGATCCTCCTCAGCTGGGCCGTTGTCAGTGTGGTTCATATCCGTTGCTATGGAAACGGGTCCCCGATACAGCCAGACGGACAGCTCAAGAAAGCCCTAATAGGAGGGGGGGGTAAAAGATGAAGATACTATGGAGGACAAAACATGCACTAATTATAAATACCAGATGTTGGAATTACTTTTGGAGGAAGTCGTCCTTCTGAGATGACGAGTGTTTCTCCGTTGTTTATCTTCAACTCTGACAGCGATGCATCCTGAGAAGGAATGATCCAAAAGTGTCACAGAGGCAACGATTAGTTTGAGAGGATTCTTTCGACACCCACCTCGTCGTTCAGCGGCTCTCCCAACTCCTCACACCAGTCGAGCCTTCTCAAGTGCCAGCAGGTTCCTGCAAACGTTCAACTTTTACAATCAGAAAGTCAAACTTACatggtaaaagaaaaaaaaaagaagtttacCATCGATTCCAAAAGCATTAAGCGCTATCTGCAGACACtgcgaattaaaaaaaaaaaaaaaaagaggttggAATTTGCAAACTCTCCCTAAATACaaatggttcatgaagcaaacctgaagcttcattttccccgtCGGTGATTCTTACCTCTTTAACAGTGCAGGTCTTCTCTATGTTTATGTCCATCTCCAATATTCCAGTAGGTGGCGCTGAACCCAAAGAAAAATGCAGGAAAAGCTGCAaagcacacaaaaagaaattatttttcCAAGGTACCTGCATTATACTCATCAAGAAGATAAACAAACCTGCGAAGCCTCGGGGGCACGTCCCACGCAAAGCATCATGGTGGTCATGAGCCGCACGCCGGCGTCACGCACGCACAGGTCCTCGCTTACTGTTCAAGCAGAAGAGAAGGTGTCACAACTCTGCCTAGTTCAAAGACTGGAAAATTAAAAGGCAGCCGTAGCTTTTAAGAATTTAAtgagggccacaatgacagAGTGAGCGCGAGGGGTGTTTTCTAAATGAGGGGGGAGTTCCCCCGCCCGTGTGCAGCCATGAAGCAACACGCATCAAACACACTACCTGGAGGAAGGAGTTTCCCACTGTTGTCCATCTGTCGCAAGCAGTAGTCTGCACCTGGCGAAGAGAAGATGGAAACTTACAAAGTCCAAATGAATAGTCACTGCGcgtcatgctaatgctaacgccaAATGCTCTTCAACAGTTGTTGACATCAGGTTCTACTTgcctgggagttgaagctccttGATGGCCCTCTGTTTGACCTCACA
Coding sequences:
- the si:ch211-266g18.10 gene encoding axoneme-associated protein mst101(2) isoform X1, whose protein sequence is MAEGANRAKGPPAAEAGGSIKSKAMMVLNKLRVSVELLVALAALLCWLTVGVVMFDFVEYKAVPDIQHIMSDPLQAAYDAADEVSHLVNKFQECTPDLSDPMSAATYAMDEIAQAKDKFVQYFSDEEDVFYLSYVDPVVIGRGLFHSTNVFVSGLAASLRDTFCAAVDVVLSSITHISKVVCSGQMDLSFMDPVPWCRGVFSCTNDFVCGLLGSIQEFFCGILDSVLDLVKGSVDLSFLDPVAFGRNLVSITNDTVHKMADGLQEVMSVTKGGVVDIVNDIQEAVYFSPSAALNRTAEIVVEQYQMLANAITGVLPNVTFDPAKTVEDAMLELTSKKDLFVAYMSAMIVGKQAQSVAMPPEEIIPEKDKSAAPHSELPMVRRKGEFLPPFAKVAEVTVMMRSDEDLREDKKASQGEGEEEAAEDEEEGQGEEVNEEDGGLKEEKIEAAGVEEVPLDGEEMTPLDADDDAKVESAIEDEETGEQIGEDEELTAAVGDEEKEKSDDIRDQKEEEETPKMDDEEEELTTSADDEDDEEMATIDEEQEETKVEMTAILDHEEEKITEDDDDEKISDEEEEALPSDDDDDEDVVTKEEEEISTIVDVDEDDDKTEDDYDEDDDEEEKTIADEEEEIPTKDDHEEEEEETSTLDETTVDDDEDEAVETVEVDEEEDEDVEKTTLADEEKKTVEEEEEMQEETKEEITTLEEDISTVDEDDKRTKDDYEEEDKTTLAEDEEEILTQDDHDEEEEETLSLAEETTIVDIDDDEEEEDEDVEKTTFADEEDTTVDDHDEEMEITVDEEEEEEAVAGEEDVTKEKTTPEDEEEEETALDEDEGEKTAILDKEETTITDEDEEETATLEEDKPFAHEDDEEQDLHHGEDAEVPVPVPAHMKYSIKLRPVVKHKTKKQQTPAVKVKDLLKEKKEKKIDVKHEPSLTNKTSEEKPAEKLKAITKLLKKKTQKSKEEPLKELRVEAKTPANTTDAKKPFIVRFSKIKVPKRAVKEKEDVRKPAKEEKKEEETLTEKIKEEIKEEALHKKVMPKTLKEVKRPSRKEKEVKKPPKEVKEVKDPSKKATKPPKEVKAPLGKEKEVKKPQKEVKKPSEEVKEPLKEVKEEVKKPHKAEKVEEIPKEDEKPQKEEVKETMEVVKKPPKKEKDIKEPLKEVKKAPKEEVGAKTLSRKVKEVKKPQKEEKHGKETLKELMIPPKEVEEPSKEAKKPPKDVKEPSRKEKAVKKPLKEEKEVKEKAEKDKKHLKKEKHGKETLKELMMPPKEVEEPSKEAKKPPKDVKEPSRKKKGVKKPLKEEKQVKEKAEEDKKHLKEEKEGKETLKELKKSPKEVERPSKEVKKPLKEAKEPSRKEKAVKKPLKEEKEAKEPSEEIKTPLKDEKDGKEPSRKEKEVKKEDTEVKVTTKEVTKPQKQDKKVKETSKEAKKPQKEVKEPSKEAKKPPKELKELPSHEKEVRKPKKEKKSVKEVTKDELKVKEDKGVVSKPPKEQKLVEPEKTTSKKLPRKLRSIKEAQEKPPKEGKEDKRRPREDVDKALKKELPKDVEKPIKEANVSSVVLQDTKKPLEGGSEVKDKRTSLKRFFKIHKEVTEVKKVTKDEKEGKTPPEKVLFFRRTSKEVLKKTHKELSNETEVKKPPEEEKEARKHLKEDLQKQEGRDSKTTTTKTEEKKLHEELEEEKDVKRSLRKKTAHLKPTRLQKDLMKPSQKVHEEAKPSEDKEKKKPPKEVLEVPQKKQVDESLGEHKLITTPLRKERKILKPREDKDIQKPSQQEESKPSEMKEEKKLPKEEDKVETGRSSGEQMEVQTVIRRQTRPPKPSQEEESKPSEMKEEKKLPKEEVTVETGKSLGEQMEVQKVIRRQTRPHKPSQEDESKPSEMKEEKKLPKEEDTVETGKSLGEQMEVKKVIRRETRPQKPTPMEKEPKSTPQEAPEEPKPSEEIPPKEPLKEAKIHTKVDVEEKKPAKKEKQIKMADEAEGRKSLKEKKPPKEEKPEDVISREPEKPSKQKTKEPSKEVLKPSKKEPEKLSKVVKVTTKEDTIDTSKVDKEVKKTPKEKPAPKADVSKKPFRFLRVTKKQIAPVLKKEHVNVTKEKELPTVKAKPEPTKKEKEVPAKNITSVLKERVKIVPMKKIITRPVKKIQETPAKTPIRIQTKPSVGVKEAGIAPKNATLAREKVKAAPLKKGGLSTSVEKTDSKKRKATSLLKTKAEHKTAKENQKPTTVTKEKVVEKKAAKDDLPKEDRVLKEIQEKNKSSKEEEPKADSDDFIPEDDLPYFQCFFVDEDEAQFPFYAFSPLQV